The Halovivax ruber XH-70 genome includes the window ATCGGGCCATGTGGGCGAACTCGTGGAGGGCGAGTTCGCGAGCCATCGCGGAGGAAGCTGCCCGTCGTGAGATGTTGAGCACGTGTCGATCGTCGTAGTGGCCCGCCCACGTTCGCTCGTCCGGGTCGTCTCGAAGCCGAACCCGAACGGGCAACGAGAGATCGTGCTCGGTTTCGAACAGATCGCGGGCGCTGAGAAAGGGAGCGGCTGGCCCGGTTCCCTGCACGTGCAACTCCATGAGTGTAGGTACCAAGGGAGTGGCGGACATGAGGGTTGCGCCGCGTTTCGTGACAGCCCGGTGACGGAGCAATCGATCACCTGTTCAGTGCGTGTCACCCACTCACGCAAACTGGACGTTCGGGGCGCAGCACCTGAATTCGCCCGGAGCAGTTCGCGACGACGAAACAGCACCCTTTTGACCCCGCTACCGGTACGAGGGAGTATATGGGCCGACGCAAGAAGATCGTACAGGAGTGTGAACGGCTGATGGACGACCCGGAGAACATCCGGAACATCGCCATCGCCGCTCACGTCGACCACGGTAAAACAACACTTTCGGACAACCTGCTCGCGGGGGCCGGCATGATCTCTGACGAGACCGCCGGCGAACAGCTCGCGATGGACACCGAAGAGGACGAACAGGAACGCGGCATCACCATCGACGCGGCGAACGTCTCGATGACCCACGAGTACGAGGATACCAACCACCTCATCAACCTCATCGACACGCCGGGCCACGTCGACTTCGGTGGCGACGTCACCCGTGCGATGCGCGCCGTCGACGGTGCGCTCGTCGTCGTCGACGCCGTCGAAGGGGCGATGCCCCAGACCGAGACCGTCCTGCGACAGGCGCTGCGCGAAGGCGTCAAGCCGACCCTGTTCATCAACAAGGTCGACCGCCTCATCTCGGAGCTCCAGGAGGGGCCAGAGGAGATGCAGGAACGACTCCTCTCCGTCATCCGCGACGTCAACGACCTCATCCGTGGCATGACCGAGGAGATGGACGACATCGAGGACTGGACCGTCTCCGTCGAGGACGGCACCGTCGGCTTCGGTTCCGCCCTCTACAAGTGGGGCGTCTCGATGCCCTCGATGCAGCGCACGGGCATGGACTTCGGCGAAATCATGGAACTCGAGCGCGCAGACAAGCGCCAGGAGCTCCACGAGCGGACGCCGCTGTCGGACGTCGTCCTGGACATGGTCTGTGAGCACTTCCCGAACCCGGTCGACGCCCAGCCCATGCGTATCCCGCGCATCTGGCGCGGTGACGCCGAGTCCGAACTCGCCGAGACGATGCGACTCGTCGACGAGAGCGGCGAGGTCGTCCTGATGGTCACCGACATCGCGATGGACCCACACGCCGGCGAAGTGGCGTCCGGCCGTGTCTTCTCCGGCACGCTGGAGAAGGGCCAGGAGCTGTACGTTTCGGGGACCGCTGGCAAGAATCGCGTCCAGAGCGTCGGCATCTACATGGGTGGCGAGCGCGAGGAGGTCGACCAGGTCCCGGCCGGCAACATCGCCGCCGTCACCGGTCTCCGCGACGCCATCGCTGGCTCGACGGTTTCGTCCACCGAGATGACGCCGTTCGAGTCCATCGAACACATCTCCGAGCCGGTCATCACGAAGTCCGTCGAGGCCCAGACGATGGACGACCTGCCGAAGCTCATCGAGACGCTCCGTCAGGTCTCCAAGGAAGACCCCACCATCCAGATCGAGATCAACGAGGACACCGGCGAGCACCTCATCTCCGGGCAGGGTGAACTCCACCTCGAGGTTCAGACCCAGCGTATCGAGAAGAACCAGGGCATCCCGGTCAACACCGGCGAACCGATCGTCGTCTACCGCGAGGCTATCCAGCGCGACTCCGACACGGTCGAGGGTATCTCGCCGAACCGCCACAACCGCTTCTACATCTCCGTCGAGCCGCTCACGGACGACCTCGTCGACACTCTCCGGATGGGCGAGGCCTCGATGGACATGCCGGAACTCGAACGCCGCGAGGCGCTGCAGGACGCCGGCATGGACAAGGACGACTCACAGGTCGTCGAGCACATCCACGGGACCAACATCCTGCTCGACGAGACGAAGGGGATCCAGCACCTGAACGAGACGATGGAGCTGTTCATCGAGGGGCTCGAGGAAGCCCTCGACAACGGCCCGCTGGCCAACGAGCCCATTCAGGGGACGCTCATCCGGCTGCACGACGCCAAGCTCCACGAGGACACCATCCACCGCGGGCCTGCCCAGGTCATCCCCGCGACCCGCGAAGCCGTCCACAAGTCGCTGATCGACGGCCACATCGCCATGAAAGAACCCATGCAGGACGTCCGCATCGACGTCCCCAACGACCACATGGGCGCCGCCTCCGGCGAGATCCAGGGCCGTCGTGGCCGCGTCGACGACATGTACCAGGAAGGCGACCTCATGGTCGTCGAGGGCATCGCCCCCGTCGACGAGATGATCGGCTTCGCCAGCGACATCCGCTCCGCCACCGAAGGCCGTGCCTCCTGGAACACGGAGAACGCCGGCTTCGAGTTCATGGCCGACTCGCTCCAGCGCGACAAGACCATGGAGATCCGCGAGCGCAAGGGCATGAAGCTCGAACTGCCCCCCAGCGTCGATTACTTCTAACGAACTTTTTGTGCCTCGGGGGTCGCGAAGCGACCCTCTCGGCACAAAAACTTCGATGAAAAAGGCCGCGAGCGCGGATGCGCTCGCGGTGAAACGGCGCGCTTCGCGCGCCGTACGCTTCATCGGTTGCGGCGCCGGTGGTCGGATCGACTCTACTGCCGTAGTTCGTTCCCTTCCGGAGGCCGTCCGGGAGGGGTGTGGGTAGGAAAGACGATATAGCCCTAACTATGGTGGCCCCGCGCTGATCGATAGTGAGCCCGTTCCAAGCGGGAGGATTGCCCTTCTCACGAATCCAGGGTTCTATCGGTCGGTCCCGATCGGTCTCGCCCGTACGCAAAGCGTGTCGGGCGCTTCCATCGCCGTCTCGTACCGTTCAGGATTATGGGCCTCGTAGCGCTCTCGCGGTCGTATCTCTCGAAACTCGTCCAGGCGAAAACCACTCTCACCGAGCGAGTCGACGATCTCCTCGATTGGTCGGTGGTACTGCACGATCTGGGCGTCCGTCTCTCCCCACTCGAGGACGTACGAGTCCGTCTCGTGGTAGCCCGAGAGCTCGTCGCGGTGGCGCCGGTAGCGGCGCATCGGGTGGATCGTCGTGAACACCAACTCCCCGTCAGGAGCGAGGTGTCGCCGGAACGCCGTGAACGCCGGTTTCCAGTCCTCGACGTGGTCCAGCACGAGGTTGCAGAACACCAGGTCGAACGCGTCGTCAGGTACGAATTCGAGCGGTTCGGTGAGGTCCGCTCGATAGAACGTGGCACGGTCGCCGTAGCGCTTTCGCGCGATGGCAGTGGCCTCGGCGCTGGCGTCGAAACCGACGACGTCGGCACCGCGCTCGAGAAACCGACCCACGTATTCACCGATCCCGCAGCCGGCGTCGAGCACTCGCGCCCCGGAGAGTTCGGGGAGAAGTGGTTCGACGCCCGGCCAGACGTAGTGGCGCTGGTAGGCGCTGTCGCCCCACGGACTCGTTTCGACGGCGTCACCTCGTTCGGCGAGCGTGTCGTAGCCTGGGATTGTGATCTCTCCCGACGCTCGGTCTTCGTCCATCTGAGTTCCCTCGGACGCCAATTTGTCGAGGATACTGATGTACTTTCTAGGTGGATGATATACCTTCTGTCGTGCGAACGTGCAATCGGGTTTCCCGACG containing:
- a CDS encoding elongation factor EF-2 produces the protein MGRRKKIVQECERLMDDPENIRNIAIAAHVDHGKTTLSDNLLAGAGMISDETAGEQLAMDTEEDEQERGITIDAANVSMTHEYEDTNHLINLIDTPGHVDFGGDVTRAMRAVDGALVVVDAVEGAMPQTETVLRQALREGVKPTLFINKVDRLISELQEGPEEMQERLLSVIRDVNDLIRGMTEEMDDIEDWTVSVEDGTVGFGSALYKWGVSMPSMQRTGMDFGEIMELERADKRQELHERTPLSDVVLDMVCEHFPNPVDAQPMRIPRIWRGDAESELAETMRLVDESGEVVLMVTDIAMDPHAGEVASGRVFSGTLEKGQELYVSGTAGKNRVQSVGIYMGGEREEVDQVPAGNIAAVTGLRDAIAGSTVSSTEMTPFESIEHISEPVITKSVEAQTMDDLPKLIETLRQVSKEDPTIQIEINEDTGEHLISGQGELHLEVQTQRIEKNQGIPVNTGEPIVVYREAIQRDSDTVEGISPNRHNRFYISVEPLTDDLVDTLRMGEASMDMPELERREALQDAGMDKDDSQVVEHIHGTNILLDETKGIQHLNETMELFIEGLEEALDNGPLANEPIQGTLIRLHDAKLHEDTIHRGPAQVIPATREAVHKSLIDGHIAMKEPMQDVRIDVPNDHMGAASGEIQGRRGRVDDMYQEGDLMVVEGIAPVDEMIGFASDIRSATEGRASWNTENAGFEFMADSLQRDKTMEIRERKGMKLELPPSVDYF
- a CDS encoding class I SAM-dependent methyltransferase, producing the protein MDEDRASGEITIPGYDTLAERGDAVETSPWGDSAYQRHYVWPGVEPLLPELSGARVLDAGCGIGEYVGRFLERGADVVGFDASAEATAIARKRYGDRATFYRADLTEPLEFVPDDAFDLVFCNLVLDHVEDWKPAFTAFRRHLAPDGELVFTTIHPMRRYRRHRDELSGYHETDSYVLEWGETDAQIVQYHRPIEEIVDSLGESGFRLDEFREIRPRERYEAHNPERYETAMEAPDTLCVRARPIGTDR